Proteins from a genomic interval of Polaribacter sejongensis:
- a CDS encoding phosphoenolpyruvate carboxylase → MNNLPKLDRFNENVLSKYQIYNSIFSTLPFDTIDDTGVLLPLLHKVCNKGFKLEKNPTEIVEHFFDKYQDEPSEKEKSDLLFRFIQFIERQVVLFDAVEDAAYPIVNNMDGFGTLRNSKELALLSNKKDELKKHLEDFKVRIVLTAHPTQFYPGSVLGIITDLDKAIQNDDLLLIRKLLAQLGKTPFYKKEKPSPFDEAVSLIWYLEHVFYHSVPKIYNYIQHHIYDGEPIENEIIELGFWPGGDRDGNPFVTTKITLDVAERLRQTILRNYYRDIRRLKRRYTFDGVQEIFAKLEKRLYKHVVRSYTKVNFSQKILLEELYAAREIIVNDHQSLFVEELNDVINKVRIFGFHFATLDIRQDSRVHHQAFTQIVEDLLKTGDTTFPENYLRLSEEEQVEVLSVVKGSIDPSILTDETSVKTIESIYALKEIQQRNGERGANRYIISNNQSALHVMQTFAMLNLCGFENELPVDVIPLFETVDDLENAEEVMRTLYTNKVYRHHVAKRKNKQTIMLGFSDGTKDGGYLMANWGIFKAKEALTRISREFDIEVIFFDGRGGPPARGGGKTHQFYASLGPTIEDKEIQLTIQGQTISSNFGTLNSSQYNLEQLLSSGIKNDVFTKDQLNDSHRELINDMAATSYQTYVDFKNHDKFLPYLEKMSTLKYYAKTNIGSRPSKRGGSDKLDFSALRAIPFVGSWSQLKQNVPGFFGVGTALKKYEDAGRFEEVKEFYHASDFFRTLLENSMMSLTKSFFGLTSYMADDEEFGEFWTLIFTEYETTKRLLLKLTGESELMESFPVGKASIEIREQIVLPLLTIQQFALKKIQELQKTGGSAEEIEVYEKMVMRSLFGNINASRNSA, encoded by the coding sequence ATGAACAATTTACCTAAGCTAGATAGATTTAATGAAAACGTACTGTCTAAATATCAGATTTACAACAGTATTTTTTCAACGCTACCTTTTGACACCATAGACGATACTGGGGTTTTATTACCTCTTTTACATAAAGTTTGTAACAAAGGTTTTAAATTAGAAAAAAATCCTACAGAAATTGTAGAGCACTTTTTTGATAAATACCAAGACGAACCTTCAGAAAAAGAAAAATCAGATTTACTTTTTCGTTTTATTCAATTTATAGAACGTCAAGTAGTTTTATTTGATGCTGTAGAAGATGCTGCATATCCTATTGTAAATAATATGGATGGTTTTGGTACCCTAAGAAACTCTAAAGAGCTAGCGCTATTAAGTAATAAAAAAGACGAATTAAAAAAGCATTTAGAAGACTTTAAAGTACGTATTGTATTAACAGCACACCCAACACAATTTTACCCAGGGTCTGTTTTAGGTATCATTACAGATTTAGACAAAGCGATTCAAAATGATGATTTATTACTAATTAGAAAATTATTAGCTCAATTAGGGAAAACGCCTTTCTATAAAAAAGAAAAGCCTTCTCCTTTTGATGAAGCCGTAAGTTTAATTTGGTATTTAGAGCATGTTTTTTATCACTCTGTTCCTAAGATCTACAACTACATCCAACATCATATTTATGATGGTGAACCGATAGAAAATGAAATTATTGAACTTGGTTTTTGGCCAGGTGGAGATAGAGATGGAAATCCATTTGTAACTACTAAAATAACTTTAGATGTTGCAGAAAGACTACGTCAAACAATTTTAAGAAATTACTATAGAGACATAAGACGTTTAAAAAGACGTTATACGTTTGATGGTGTTCAGGAAATTTTTGCAAAGCTAGAAAAGAGACTTTATAAGCATGTTGTAAGAAGTTATACAAAAGTTAATTTTTCTCAAAAAATCTTATTAGAAGAACTATATGCTGCAAGAGAAATTATTGTAAATGATCATCAATCTTTATTTGTAGAAGAATTGAATGACGTTATCAATAAAGTTAGAATTTTCGGTTTCCACTTTGCAACTTTAGATATTAGACAAGACAGTAGAGTGCATCACCAAGCATTTACACAAATTGTAGAAGATTTACTTAAAACAGGAGATACCACATTCCCAGAAAACTATTTAAGACTTTCAGAAGAAGAACAAGTTGAAGTTTTATCTGTTGTAAAAGGAAGTATTGACCCAAGTATTTTAACAGACGAAACTTCTGTTAAAACCATAGAGTCTATTTATGCTTTAAAAGAAATTCAACAAAGAAACGGAGAACGTGGAGCAAACCGTTACATTATTAGTAACAACCAAAGTGCTTTACACGTAATGCAAACTTTTGCAATGCTAAACTTATGTGGTTTTGAAAACGAATTACCAGTAGATGTAATTCCGCTTTTTGAAACGGTAGATGATTTAGAAAATGCAGAAGAAGTAATGAGAACTTTATACACCAATAAAGTTTATAGACACCATGTTGCAAAAAGAAAAAACAAACAAACTATTATGTTAGGTTTTTCTGATGGTACAAAAGATGGTGGTTACTTAATGGCTAACTGGGGTATTTTTAAAGCAAAAGAAGCTTTAACAAGAATCTCTAGAGAATTTGATATTGAAGTAATTTTCTTTGACGGACGTGGTGGACCACCAGCACGTGGAGGAGGAAAAACGCACCAGTTTTATGCTTCTTTAGGCCCAACAATAGAGGATAAAGAAATACAATTAACCATACAAGGACAAACGATTAGTTCTAACTTTGGTACCTTAAACTCATCTCAATACAATCTAGAACAATTATTAAGTTCTGGTATTAAAAATGATGTTTTTACCAAAGATCAATTAAATGATAGCCATAGAGAATTAATAAACGACATGGCTGCCACAAGTTATCAAACGTATGTAGACTTTAAAAATCACGATAAATTTTTACCGTATTTAGAAAAAATGAGTACGTTAAAATATTATGCAAAAACCAATATTGGAAGTAGACCAAGTAAACGTGGTGGCTCTGACAAACTTGACTTTTCTGCATTAAGAGCAATCCCTTTTGTTGGAAGCTGGAGTCAGTTAAAACAAAACGTACCAGGTTTCTTTGGAGTGGGTACTGCACTTAAAAAATACGAAGATGCTGGTAGATTTGAAGAAGTAAAAGAATTTTATCACGCTTCAGATTTCTTTAGAACTTTGTTAGAAAACAGTATGATGAGTTTAACCAAATCTTTCTTTGGTTTAACTTCTTATATGGCAGATGATGAAGAGTTTGGTGAATTTTGGACACTAATATTTACAGAGTACGAAACCACTAAAAGACTACTTTTAAAGCTTACAGGAGAATCTGAATTAATGGAAAGTTTCCCTGTAGGAAAAGCATCTATAGAAATTAGAGAACAAATTGTATTACCTTTATTAACAATTCAACAATTTGCTTTAAAGAAAATTCAAGAACTTCAAAAAACTGGCGGAAGCGCAGAAGAAATTGAAGTATATGAAAAAATGGTAATGCGTTCTTTATTTGGAAATATTAATGCAAGTAGAAACTCTGCTTAA